A segment of the Entelurus aequoreus isolate RoL-2023_Sb linkage group LG23, RoL_Eaeq_v1.1, whole genome shotgun sequence genome:
actagtgaatgtgcagtttttttctgtaatataGTTTTTTAAAGACAACAAAACACTCCTGTTATGTCAAGTGCTTCTGTTGTGTAAAGGATCTTTGGTGagtgtgttgttttgttttttttgcggtatattttttttagacctcAGAGCACTCCTGTTATTTcaaagatctttgactaacaggttttttttttctttttaaagacaAGAGTACTTCTGTtgtgtaaaggatctttgacaagtgtgtgttggattttttttattttgcactctagtttttatttattttttaaaggcagcCCTCCTGTTTtttgaaggatctttgacttgcatttttattttttttccggtgTTTGTCCCTAAAGACAATCGCGTTcccgtcatttagaggatctttgactagtgaatgtgcagtttttctgtagtatatttttttaaagacatcAGAGCACTATTGTTATatcaaggatctttgaccaaaattttttttttgtgaaaacaaGAGTACAATCTTCGGTgagtgtgtgttgttgtttttgcagtaTAGGTTTTTTTTAAGACCACAGAGCTTTCCTGTTATtttaaggatctttgacgagctgtcttttttttatttttttttaaagacaatagTGCTTctgtcatttaaaggatctttgacgagtgtgtgttgttggggttttttgcactttagttttatttaaacagagcactcctgttatttcaaggatctttgacttgcatttttctTTGTAAAAACAAGAGTGCTCTTGTtacataaaagatctttgactagtgtgtttTTGCAGAATAGATTTTATAACTCCTGTTATATCAAGCATCTTTGCTAGCGTTTCTTTTTCCTTTTAAAGACAAGCCTGCTctagtcatgtagaggatctttgactaatatgttttgtttttttaagcaaAAGAACCTTAGATATAACAGAGTGCCtgtgtcatttagaggatctgcATTTTCTTTTGTAGTCATTTAGTCGATCTTTGATTGGTTTTTGAGCAGACTTTTTCAGTAGTTTTAGTAGTAGACGCTCCTGCTaatgaaggatctttgaccagataGACTGATAAGATACAAGAGAGGGCTCCTGTCATTTAAAAGCGCTTTGACTAGCAATTATTTTTCTtgtcatgtaaaggatctttgacacatTTTTTAGCAGTATAGCCTTAAATATGATTTGAGTTCTCCTGTcgtttaaaggatctttgactagagtatGTGTGTGCAAGTATTTTGGTTTTTTGGAGTACAGTGTATTTTTTTAAGACAACAGGACGTTCCTGTAATAtcatggatctttgactagcgttattTTTCTTTATAAAAACAAGAGTGCTGTCATGTAAAGGGTCTTtgactagatttttttttttttaacacaacataATGCTTCTGTTGTATAAAGAAtatttgactatcatttttattCTTAAAGACAGGAGTGCtgtcataaaggatctttgactagtttttttttagTATAGCTTTTTAAGAccacagagcgctcctgtcattttGGCAATTGTAAACATATTTGCCTTTTACTTTATTGTTTTAATAATTTTGTTAGGTAACAGTCTACTGACATATACAGGAAAATATTGAAGGGAGAAATCCAGTGTATGTGGCGATTGTGGCCCATAGAACAATGTTGTTGAACAAGCCTTAAATTACTTTTTCCCCAAGTCCAACATTAGTTCAATCAACTTCAGAATGGACAAAAGTCCTATTGTCTGTGCACTGTCCCAATACTTCTGTCTAAAAAGTCCGTTTTAGCTTTTGCTCTTCCTTGCCTagcaatttaaaatgtaaattatcCATAGTTTACCTTCTAATATTTTTACTAGAACAGTTAAAGAATCACATCGTTTGTAATTGAGTGCATGTAGCTCCTAATGCAGCCACAAGAGGGAGCCACAGCACTGCTAATACTGACCATAACAAGACAAGTGTCACAAACGTGCACATTTTAAACTCCTATCTCTTCTGTGATTAAACGCTACCAAGTCAGTGAAGTTAAGAGCATGTTTAATAGATTTATACATGAAAATATTCATTGGTCATCCAGTCCAACCATCCTCCTGCTTATATCCCACAGTTTTTTAGCCGCCTGTCCGTCTGTAGCTTTAGCCAGCAGCTCCTCCTCCTCGCAGTTGGCGAAGCACTTCCCCGACACCCCCTGCACCTCCGAGGAGCACGCCAGATAAAGCGGGGTCTGGGCCCCCTCCAGCGGACTCTTGAAGAACAGCGTGGACGCCAGGGAAAAGAGCGGCCTTGCCAGGAGCGGGATGTGCACGTGCCTGCCCAGCCCGGTCCTCACGATGCCGGGGGTGAGCGCGTTGACCGTCACCCCTGTGCCTTCCAGCTGCTGCGCCAGCTCCAGGGTGAAGAGCAGGTTGGCCAACTTGCTCTGACTGTAGCAGAAGGCCTTGTCGTAATCACGCTCGCTGTTCAGGTCCTCGAAGTTGACGCGGCCGTGCTTGTACAGTTTGGACGAGACCACAACGATGCGGCTGGGGGCCGACCTCTTCAGGAGGTCCAGCAGCAGGTGAGTGAGCAGGAAGTGGCCCAGGTGGTTGACACCCAGCTGCATCTCGAAGCCCTCCTCGGTCTTGGCGTAGGGACACTGGTAGATGCCCGCGTTGTTGACCAGGACGTCGATCGTCGCTTCTTCCTGGCGCGTCAAAGAAAAACGTTTTAAaacagggtgtccaaacttttttccactatttattaagcattttgatattttacattatcaaaaccaacacagtatatgtttgtttttttaaccctgGTTCCGGGGGCCGAAAGGGTTTCagtcatatatataatttttacatTTAACGCTTAAAgttaatctctagatcagggatgtcaaactcattttagattgggggccacatggagaaaaatctggtaaaatcccggcacgataatttaaaaataaagacatgctcagtttgttttctttgtttaaaaatagaacaggcacattctgaaatgtacaaatatttttttacacttacatgttgcggttagtaatatcctatctttatttgtcgttatttatacttcctgaataaattatgtgataatgttcatcagtcaaatcactggtgttaattttcaatctatcaaaataaaaaaaatatcaaaatcaaaatacaggatgctatttatgtagtttgctcattttcctcgattgGTGCACTAACaagtgggttgtttttttttacatatgtcgcATAATCTACaaatgctattgcgacatctagtggacacatttagaacagcagtttttcattaaaaaattcccgttcatttttatacttcgcaaactcaccCCGCAGCAAAACCTgtttgtacgtttgacacccctgccttccATCAACTTCAGGtttatctgtcgatataaagtaatacttttttattgttttatgccctttcagAATGTCAATTCAAGGACCTGCCAATGTGCTTACAGGGGTCCAACAGCACTCgtgttttttaggaatttgctgcaaaaatgtttgtctcccaagttttcagGGGTCCTGTGTGGTGTCATTTCGGGGCCCCCCGTTGAATAGTGCTAGTCTAGCTCGAGAGAGGATAATAGAAGAACATTGTTGCTGTGTCAGCATAGTCACAGTCAGTACAAAGCATGTAGGAGGGCAAGtccatccataaattggtggcgtcgataccaagggtagtatcaacaTATGATCAATACTAGTGTGATTGGGTCAAtatttttctttatcttttttttttgtttgtgttcaTTTTTACTAGCTCAGTGAACAATTCCCTGGACAGGAAGACTACATAGgattttttgcttttgtttagctattattgtgtactattgactttgcttTGCTTTAACAATTGTATGCAataaaacatattatatattatataacaatataatatatcagtatatattatatactgcatatataatatgtaaatattacctatatgttgtattttatattgctactatggtaattttttagtctactttatacctgcattatcctttccatcctttgtacctttttacctttttttttt
Coding sequences within it:
- the LOC133640797 gene encoding retinol dehydrogenase 14-like isoform X2 encodes the protein MKLLRYPADTMRGKTVIVTGANSGIGKALAGELLKLQARVIMACRDRERAAEAARDIQEQSGPGRGEVVVKELDLASLKSVRKFCQEIQEEEATIDVLVNNAGIYQCPYAKTEEGFEMQLGVNHLGHFLLTHLLLDLLKRSAPSRIVVVSSKLYKHGRVNFEDLNSERDYDKAFCYSQSKLANLLFTLELAQQLEGTGVTVNALTPGIVRTGLGRHVHIPLLARPLFSLASTLFFKSPLEGAQTPLYLACSSEVQGVSGKCFANCEEEELLAKATDGQAAKKLWDISRRMVGLDDQ
- the LOC133640797 gene encoding retinol dehydrogenase 14-like isoform X1, coding for MATAVLVAAVVGGGVLLLMRRLFPRQHAMKLLRYPADTMRGKTVIVTGANSGIGKALAGELLKLQARVIMACRDRERAAEAARDIQEQSGPGRGEVVVKELDLASLKSVRKFCQEIQEEEATIDVLVNNAGIYQCPYAKTEEGFEMQLGVNHLGHFLLTHLLLDLLKRSAPSRIVVVSSKLYKHGRVNFEDLNSERDYDKAFCYSQSKLANLLFTLELAQQLEGTGVTVNALTPGIVRTGLGRHVHIPLLARPLFSLASTLFFKSPLEGAQTPLYLACSSEVQGVSGKCFANCEEEELLAKATDGQAAKKLWDISRRMVGLDDQ